One segment of Paenibacillus sp. FSL R7-0337 DNA contains the following:
- a CDS encoding aldo/keto reductase, which translates to MKYRELGNTGLSVSEVSFGTWAIGGDWGSSKDEDGLRGLQAAMEQGVNFFDTADVYGGGHAEELLAKATRGKQDEIHIATKFCRAGDIHDPENYSARRISEYCEQSLRRLEREAIDLYQIHCPPMEILRDGSVFAALDQLKAEGKIRHYGVSVETIEEGLLCLEYPGVAALQVIFNLFRQQPAQELLPQAASKGAGILVRLPLASGLLTGKFTTSSTFQENDHRKFNANGEQFNVGETFAGLPFSKGVELAQKLDWIAEGRGNMARASMRWILDHPAVSCVIPGFKNEAQVNDNLATLDVPSFSPGDMERLAAFYQSEVVPHIRGEV; encoded by the coding sequence ATGAAATACCGCGAGCTGGGAAATACAGGTCTGTCTGTCAGTGAGGTCAGCTTTGGCACTTGGGCGATTGGCGGGGATTGGGGCAGCAGTAAGGATGAGGACGGGCTGAGAGGCTTGCAGGCGGCGATGGAGCAGGGCGTGAATTTCTTCGATACGGCAGATGTCTATGGCGGCGGCCATGCGGAGGAGCTGCTCGCCAAGGCGACCCGGGGGAAGCAGGATGAGATACATATCGCCACGAAGTTCTGCCGCGCCGGTGATATACATGACCCGGAGAATTACTCCGCGCGCCGGATCAGTGAATACTGTGAGCAGAGCCTGCGCCGTCTGGAGCGGGAAGCGATTGATCTGTATCAGATTCACTGTCCGCCGATGGAGATTCTGCGTGATGGGAGTGTATTCGCGGCGCTGGACCAATTGAAGGCCGAGGGTAAAATCCGTCACTACGGCGTCAGCGTTGAGACTATAGAGGAGGGCTTGCTCTGTTTGGAGTATCCTGGCGTTGCAGCGCTTCAGGTGATCTTCAATCTGTTCCGGCAGCAGCCGGCACAGGAGTTATTGCCGCAGGCTGCGTCCAAGGGTGCAGGCATTCTGGTGCGTCTGCCGCTGGCCAGCGGTCTGTTGACCGGCAAATTCACGACGTCCAGTACCTTCCAGGAGAATGATCACCGGAAGTTCAATGCGAACGGGGAGCAGTTCAATGTGGGCGAGACCTTTGCCGGGCTGCCTTTTAGTAAGGGTGTAGAGCTGGCGCAGAAGCTGGATTGGATAGCTGAAGGACGCGGCAATATGGCACGGGCCTCTATGCGTTGGATTCTAGACCATCCGGCAGTCAGCTGTGTGATTCCGGGCTTCAAGAATGAGGCTCAGGTGAATGATAATCTGGCCACACTGGATGTACCCTCCTTCAGCCCAGGGGATATGGAGCGCCTGGCTGCCTTTTACCAGTCAGAGGTGGTTCCGCATATCCGTGGAGAGGTGTAG
- a CDS encoding ABC transporter ATP-binding protein, which translates to MAAVLEVTNLCKTYIVNKGQNNVLRNINFTLHAGEFVSVMGPSGSGKSTLLYIVSGMDRLTAGEVVFDGESLSRLSEKGMAELRLHKMGFIFQQMHMLSNLSVYDNIILSGYQSLSGKGSGQGRSRSEVNQYADELMRKLNIMETAGHDITEVSGGQLQRACICRALINKPAMLFADEPTGALNSKAAQEVMSELCRINREGTTLMVVTHDVKVAAQSDKVLYMVDGNIQGEHVLGKYMPEQGPRERERSLTGWLMEMGW; encoded by the coding sequence ATGGCAGCAGTACTTGAAGTAACTAACCTATGCAAGACTTATATCGTCAATAAAGGTCAGAATAATGTTCTGCGGAATATAAATTTCACGCTTCATGCAGGAGAGTTCGTGTCTGTCATGGGGCCGTCCGGTTCGGGCAAGTCTACGCTGCTCTATATCGTCAGCGGGATGGACCGGCTTACTGCGGGTGAGGTGGTTTTTGACGGAGAGAGTCTCTCGCGGCTCTCGGAGAAGGGCATGGCTGAACTGCGGCTGCACAAAATGGGCTTCATCTTCCAACAGATGCATATGCTGAGCAATCTCTCCGTTTATGATAATATTATTCTATCAGGCTATCAGTCGCTGAGCGGCAAGGGAAGCGGACAAGGACGCAGCCGCAGCGAGGTGAATCAATATGCCGATGAGCTGATGCGGAAGCTGAACATTATGGAGACGGCGGGCCATGACATTACAGAGGTGTCCGGCGGACAGCTGCAGCGGGCCTGCATCTGCCGGGCGCTCATCAACAAGCCGGCAATGCTGTTCGCCGATGAGCCGACAGGTGCGCTCAATTCCAAAGCTGCACAGGAAGTCATGTCCGAGCTCTGCCGGATCAACCGGGAAGGAACAACGCTGATGGTGGTTACACATGATGTGAAGGTAGCCGCGCAGAGTGATAAGGTGCTGTATATGGTGGATGGCAATATTCAGGGCGAGCATGTGCTGGGCAAATATATGCCGGAACAAGGCCCGAGGGAACGCGAACGCAGCCTGACCGGCTGGCTGATGGAGATGGGCTGGTAG
- a CDS encoding AAA family ATPase, giving the protein MKRLAILTVGKTHSGKTTFARELEQCLPESVIIDRDDLAEFINTHYESLLPKQGANTLKDALTRTLVDYAVHESEQHIIMCNNNSNREGRLRMLDWFHQKGLVSVLVYFNLPDELLYSRIASSERSTAILRKSKSFDVVLTRQIADSQKGLAQQPTESESEHLFVINDSDEVPGTIQKIVQIAGGK; this is encoded by the coding sequence ATGAAGAGGTTAGCAATCCTTACAGTCGGTAAAACGCATAGCGGGAAGACTACCTTTGCCAGAGAATTAGAGCAGTGCTTGCCTGAGTCGGTTATTATTGACCGGGATGACCTTGCGGAATTCATCAATACTCATTACGAAAGTCTCCTGCCCAAGCAGGGGGCGAATACGCTCAAGGACGCTCTTACCCGAACGTTAGTGGATTATGCCGTTCATGAGTCGGAGCAGCACATCATCATGTGTAACAATAACTCCAATAGGGAAGGCCGGCTGCGAATGCTGGATTGGTTTCACCAGAAGGGATTGGTTAGTGTGCTGGTATATTTCAATCTGCCCGATGAGCTGCTGTATTCGCGTATAGCGAGTAGTGAACGAAGTACTGCTATCCTTAGAAAATCAAAAAGCTTCGATGTAGTGCTGACCCGGCAAATCGCGGATTCACAAAAGGGGCTGGCGCAGCAGCCAACAGAGAGTGAGTCGGAGCATCTGTTTGTAATCAACGACAGCGATGAAGTACCCGGTACGATCCAGAAGATCGTCCAGATCGCAGGCGGGAAGTGA
- a CDS encoding NUDIX domain-containing protein — MSNVIDKVAWIYVVDGKVLGARSTGKDTYYFPGGKRETGESDAETLIREIEEELSVQILPETIAAFGSFEAPAHGKAEGVLVRMTCLTADFKGELAPASEIEELAWLTYKDIDRVSAVSVIIMDKLREMNLIS, encoded by the coding sequence ATGAGTAATGTAATAGATAAGGTAGCTTGGATCTATGTTGTGGATGGCAAGGTGCTGGGCGCGCGTTCCACAGGCAAGGACACCTATTATTTCCCCGGCGGTAAGCGGGAGACCGGTGAGAGTGATGCCGAGACTCTGATCCGCGAGATTGAGGAGGAGCTGTCGGTTCAGATCCTGCCGGAGACGATTGCAGCGTTCGGAAGCTTCGAGGCTCCGGCCCATGGCAAAGCGGAAGGCGTACTCGTGCGGATGACCTGCCTGACCGCAGATTTCAAAGGCGAGCTTGCCCCGGCTTCGGAGATTGAGGAGCTGGCCTGGTTAACCTATAAGGACATAGACAGGGTATCGGCGGTCAGTGTCATCATCATGGACAAGCTGCGGGAGATGAATCTTATCTCCTAA
- a CDS encoding HAMP domain-containing sensor histidine kinase encodes MKAFNRLMLWTLLLGLTFIAALNGYVSYRETGAGTPGKAYRIEIGRIYDQVQRGIPMEELLPDVNRYTYVNGLSWIGKEAGPDVVQRFFAGIGVEDASEFMVKPLYADQQSTGYLRFSYRMPGPDVHTLLVLNLFLLAALGAVMVLLFYIRKQILRPFHTLQELPYELSRGQLNIGMKEHRSRFFGRFVWGLDLLRQTLDAQRETNLRLEKDRQTLVASLSHELKTPVATIRLYASALADSLYDSEVKRQSAARMIGQQAEQMEQLIGGIITASVSSLQNIEVVPGEFYLSGLVGKVIRNHKERLELLKVELEVGAYQDKLLLGDEERLHEVLNNLIENAIKYGDGKSISITFREEDYRQLIEIGNSGEPLLLSELPHIFTSFWRGSNADGKPGNGLGLFICKQLLQKMGGDIYAEPMERGMRFVLVLRY; translated from the coding sequence ATGAAGGCATTTAACAGGCTGATGCTCTGGACATTACTTCTCGGTCTGACGTTCATAGCGGCTCTGAATGGATATGTATCCTACAGGGAGACAGGGGCAGGGACACCCGGGAAGGCTTATAGGATAGAGATAGGCCGGATCTATGACCAGGTGCAGCGTGGTATTCCTATGGAGGAACTGCTGCCGGATGTGAACCGGTACACCTACGTGAACGGCTTAAGCTGGATCGGGAAGGAAGCGGGACCGGATGTGGTTCAGCGCTTTTTTGCCGGTATCGGGGTGGAGGACGCAAGTGAATTCATGGTCAAGCCCTTGTATGCGGACCAGCAAAGCACAGGATATCTAAGGTTCTCTTACCGGATGCCCGGGCCGGATGTACATACGCTTCTGGTGTTGAATCTGTTCCTGCTGGCGGCGCTTGGCGCGGTTATGGTGCTGCTGTTCTACATCCGCAAGCAGATTCTGCGGCCGTTCCATACGCTGCAGGAGCTTCCCTACGAGTTATCCCGGGGACAGCTTAACATAGGCATGAAGGAGCACCGGAGCCGGTTCTTCGGCCGGTTCGTCTGGGGGCTGGACCTGCTGCGGCAGACACTCGATGCCCAGAGAGAGACGAATCTCCGCCTGGAAAAAGACCGCCAGACGCTGGTCGCGTCCCTCTCGCATGAGCTCAAAACCCCAGTTGCCACGATCAGGCTTTACGCCAGCGCCCTTGCGGATAGCCTCTATGACAGTGAAGTCAAGCGGCAATCGGCTGCCCGGATGATTGGTCAGCAAGCAGAGCAAATGGAGCAGCTGATCGGCGGGATCATCACTGCTTCCGTTTCTTCTTTGCAGAATATAGAGGTGGTTCCGGGAGAGTTCTATCTGAGCGGGCTGGTCGGCAAGGTCATCCGTAACCATAAGGAGCGGCTGGAGCTGCTGAAGGTGGAGCTTGAAGTAGGTGCTTATCAGGACAAGCTGCTGCTTGGGGACGAAGAACGGCTGCATGAGGTGCTCAATAATCTCATAGAGAATGCCATTAAGTATGGAGACGGCAAGTCTATCTCTATTACCTTCCGTGAGGAGGATTACCGCCAGCTGATTGAGATCGGGAATTCCGGAGAGCCGCTGCTCCTGAGCGAGCTGCCCCACATCTTCACCAGCTTCTGGCGCGGGTCCAATGCGGACGGCAAGCCGGGCAACGGCCTCGGACTCTTCATCTGCAAGCAGCTGCTGCAGAAGATGGGCGGCGATATTTACGCGGAGCCGATGGAGCGGGGAATGAGGTTTGTGCTGGTGCTGCGGTATTGA
- a CDS encoding ABC transporter permease, with the protein MFLTILKKDLRRKKVMNTVLLILIILASTLAASSSSLMYSTSSALGSFIEASKVADLNITLANDPVHNSAVEDWVKQEKKVETAYTERQLNLFLNQVTMPEGRKSFAGNVSFVLSAIPEQVNLVFGEDNERYSLRPGEIGLPASLMLGSGILPGEQLKLKFGEITRTFTVNGYFKDAFMGADLLGLKRLMLSAEDFKEIEKLVPEDKRMNLWSFVAAPGVASTEISSSFANSDLPISFEVDKALVKMTYMTDRIISAMMFAISVFLIFIAFLTLRFTIVSTLQDEYKEIGVMKAIGFRNRAIKQLYLTKYTGLACLGGVLGLGISLPLTALMSRKTSQYMILPGGSINIMISALSTVVMIAFILLFCLLCMRKINKASAIDAIRQGQTGERFKASRRIHLHTSRFLPPPFFLALSDVLNRLKSYTALILTLILSSAIILIPVNLTNTIVTPKFLEYFGTIGADFYSPTVVAEKSVEQIQQEKAVLSKRLKDQGFEAALTANYTVSTKYISDNGQANRRINGQKNDQNGSVEILEGTAPLLKNEIAITTIMSGKYGKRVGDNITFEIGGVKGTFMISGLFQSISNEGYAVWIARDYELKTISAYLFSGELHAPEQAKAGMMKEIQEQFPEQGIKTSLELLGEITGGFMGQLHSINRLLTAIICMITFFITSLFVRLMIAKEVHGIAVMKSIGFTNAAIRRWQALRILIIMSVSLVLGVIAANTLGSRLLGLIFRIFGLTSLRLNIIPLQVYLLYPLLILAVVMLAVYTSCGQIKRVQIWNMNKE; encoded by the coding sequence GTGTTCCTGACTATTCTAAAAAAGGATTTGCGGCGCAAAAAGGTGATGAATACCGTTCTGTTGATCCTCATCATCCTCGCCTCCACACTAGCCGCAAGCAGCTCCAGCCTGATGTATTCCACCTCCAGCGCCCTGGGCAGCTTCATTGAAGCCAGCAAGGTGGCGGATCTTAATATCACGCTGGCCAATGACCCCGTCCATAACTCGGCAGTAGAGGACTGGGTGAAGCAGGAGAAGAAGGTGGAGACAGCTTATACAGAACGGCAGCTCAATCTCTTCCTGAATCAGGTTACGATGCCTGAAGGCCGTAAGAGCTTCGCGGGAAATGTAAGCTTCGTGTTATCCGCCATTCCTGAACAGGTGAACCTGGTCTTCGGTGAGGACAATGAGCGATATTCGCTTCGCCCGGGGGAGATCGGTCTTCCGGCCAGCCTGATGCTGGGCAGCGGTATCTTGCCGGGAGAGCAGCTGAAGCTTAAGTTCGGTGAGATTACGAGAACGTTCACGGTGAACGGTTACTTCAAGGATGCGTTCATGGGGGCGGATCTGCTTGGACTGAAGCGCCTCATGCTGTCAGCAGAGGATTTCAAGGAAATAGAGAAGCTGGTGCCCGAAGATAAACGGATGAATCTATGGAGCTTCGTGGCGGCACCGGGTGTAGCATCTACGGAGATATCTTCTTCTTTTGCGAACAGTGATCTGCCCATCAGCTTCGAGGTGGATAAGGCGCTGGTTAAGATGACTTATATGACGGACCGGATCATCTCAGCAATGATGTTTGCGATTAGCGTGTTCCTGATCTTCATTGCCTTTCTGACCCTGCGCTTCACCATTGTCTCCACCCTGCAGGATGAATACAAGGAGATTGGCGTTATGAAGGCCATCGGGTTCAGGAACCGGGCGATCAAGCAGCTCTACCTGACAAAATATACAGGGCTGGCCTGTCTCGGCGGTGTCCTCGGACTCGGCATCAGTCTCCCCTTGACTGCGCTGATGTCCCGCAAAACCTCGCAGTATATGATTTTGCCCGGAGGCAGCATCAATATAATGATCTCGGCGCTTAGCACAGTAGTCATGATCGCATTCATTCTGCTGTTCTGCTTACTCTGCATGCGTAAGATTAACAAGGCATCGGCCATCGATGCCATCCGGCAAGGCCAGACCGGCGAACGCTTCAAGGCATCCCGCCGCATTCATTTACATACAAGCCGTTTCCTCCCGCCCCCGTTCTTCCTCGCGCTGAGCGATGTGCTGAACCGGCTCAAGAGCTATACGGCGCTCATCCTGACGCTGATCTTAAGCTCGGCGATCATCCTGATTCCGGTCAATCTGACCAATACCATTGTGACACCTAAGTTCCTGGAATATTTCGGGACGATCGGTGCGGATTTTTATAGCCCAACCGTTGTGGCAGAGAAATCCGTAGAGCAGATCCAGCAGGAGAAGGCGGTACTGTCCAAGCGGCTGAAGGATCAGGGCTTCGAGGCCGCGCTTACAGCGAATTACACGGTAAGTACCAAATATATCTCCGATAACGGACAGGCCAACCGGCGGATCAACGGCCAGAAGAATGATCAGAACGGGTCTGTTGAGATTCTGGAGGGGACGGCCCCGCTGCTGAAGAATGAAATTGCGATTACGACCATCATGTCCGGGAAATACGGGAAGCGGGTGGGCGACAATATTACTTTTGAAATCGGCGGGGTTAAGGGAACCTTCATGATCAGCGGACTGTTCCAAAGCATCTCCAATGAGGGGTATGCGGTCTGGATTGCCCGGGACTATGAGCTGAAGACGATATCCGCTTACCTGTTCTCCGGCGAACTCCATGCCCCAGAGCAAGCAAAGGCGGGGATGATGAAGGAAATTCAGGAGCAGTTCCCGGAACAAGGCATCAAAACCTCGCTCGAACTGCTGGGAGAGATCACCGGTGGCTTCATGGGCCAGCTTCACAGCATCAATAGACTGCTTACGGCTATCATCTGCATGATTACGTTCTTCATCACTAGCTTGTTCGTCAGACTGATGATTGCGAAGGAGGTCCATGGCATTGCTGTCATGAAAAGCATCGGCTTCACGAATGCCGCGATCCGGCGGTGGCAGGCACTGCGTATTCTGATCATTATGTCCGTCTCGCTGGTGCTGGGCGTAATCGCTGCGAATACCCTTGGCAGCCGCCTACTCGGTCTTATCTTCCGGATCTTCGGACTGACCAGCCTCCGGCTGAATATTATTCCGCTTCAGGTCTATCTGCTGTATCCGCTGCTGATCCTGGCCGTGGTTATGCTGGCAGTGTACACCAGCTGCGGCCAGATCAAGCGTGTGCAGATATGGAACATGAATAAAGAATAG
- a CDS encoding DMT family transporter yields the protein MRGIIFAFLAGACITLQGVANARISQDIGTWQAATITQLTGFIMALAIALVVRDGKKHGFRKVHPLYISGGGLAAFVIFSEVTAIQNIGVTLTISALLIAQLCLTFIIDIRGWFGVVRQKMKLPQFIGIGMMILGVVVLKF from the coding sequence ATGAGAGGGATCATATTCGCATTTTTGGCCGGGGCCTGCATTACGCTTCAGGGGGTAGCCAATGCCAGAATCAGTCAGGATATCGGCACATGGCAGGCGGCAACCATTACCCAGCTTACCGGATTCATTATGGCGTTAGCGATAGCGCTGGTGGTACGGGACGGCAAAAAGCACGGCTTCCGCAAGGTACATCCGCTATACATCAGCGGCGGCGGTCTGGCCGCCTTCGTGATTTTCAGTGAGGTAACGGCGATTCAGAACATCGGGGTTACGCTTACGATCTCGGCGCTGCTGATTGCCCAGCTCTGCCTGACGTTTATCATTGATATCAGAGGCTGGTTCGGAGTCGTCCGGCAAAAGATGAAGCTGCCGCAGTTTATCGGCATCGGGATGATGATTCTCGGAGTAGTTGTACTGAAGTTCTAA
- a CDS encoding response regulator transcription factor encodes MADILIIEDNAELAEVMKDFLQVEGYSVCSMASAEEGLAYLETSAVKLLLLDIMLPGLDGFAVCRIAREKYNLPILIMSARHGDESKIIGLELGADDYLEKPFSAPLLTAKVKAHLRRSYEMNENKLLLTDGELTVNQTARSVYRSGQPLGMTAKEYELLVLLMSNKGKALRKEWLFQQVWGADSFSEPSTLTVHMNKLRDKIEQNPKEPRRIVTVWGVGYKYEGI; translated from the coding sequence GTGGCGGACATTCTGATCATTGAGGATAATGCGGAGCTGGCAGAGGTGATGAAGGATTTTTTGCAGGTGGAAGGATATTCTGTATGCAGTATGGCCTCTGCGGAAGAGGGCTTGGCTTACTTGGAGACGAGTGCAGTCAAGCTGCTGCTGCTCGATATTATGCTGCCGGGGCTGGACGGCTTCGCCGTATGCAGAATCGCCAGGGAGAAGTACAATTTGCCGATTCTGATCATGAGCGCACGCCACGGGGATGAGAGCAAGATTATCGGACTTGAGCTGGGAGCAGACGACTACCTGGAGAAGCCCTTCTCGGCTCCGCTGCTGACGGCCAAGGTCAAGGCGCATCTGCGGCGGAGCTATGAGATGAACGAGAACAAGCTGCTGCTGACCGATGGCGAACTTACAGTGAACCAGACTGCAAGATCAGTGTATAGAAGCGGCCAGCCGCTCGGGATGACGGCCAAAGAGTACGAGCTTCTGGTGCTGCTTATGAGCAACAAAGGCAAGGCGCTGCGCAAAGAGTGGTTGTTCCAGCAGGTGTGGGGAGCAGACAGCTTCAGTGAGCCGTCCACACTGACCGTACATATGAACAAGCTGCGGGACAAAATCGAGCAGAACCCCAAAGAGCCCAGACGCATCGTCACCGTCTGGGGAGTGGGATATAAATATGAAGGCATTTAA
- a CDS encoding TetM/TetW/TetO/TetS family tetracycline resistance ribosomal protection protein, with protein sequence MNITVGLLAHVDAGKTTFAEQLLYHTEAIRSRGRVDHQDTFLDTHEIEKARGITVFADQAEFTYKDARYFLLDTPGHVDFSPEMERCLQVLDYAVVILSAVEGVESHTETLWQLLRQHRIPTLFFINKTDRAGSDPERVLEEIRQLLSGDALLLTEQPEAAWTEEMKSFLAEREETLLEPYLEGTLTDGDYRSALKTMVKRGEIFPCMHGSALLDQGVGEFLEVLDALTFTEYDHTLPFAGRVYKIRHDARGTRITYIKALQGVLKNRESLAYGPEAEQTSERITGIRKYNGTAYSASDWAAAGELFAVVGLSSVLPGAGVGALQDAQGSGLIPTLKSKVLFKPPVHLKELMHAFGQLGVEDPSLNVSWDEDLQELHIHVMGGIQLEILEQIVAERFRLKISFGPPEILYKETIAGRVYGCGHFEPLGHYAEVHLMLEGGGRGSGITFMNRCHPDDLAAGYQHQIEQHLLESGHHGLLTGSPLTDLKITLLTGKAHNKHTSGGDFREAAYRALRQGLEQAENLLLEPVYDLKIRIDPDDVGKVMSDIQQAGGRFNPPDISPSKAVITGTVPAASFMNYGVRLASMTQGKGAMSLRVAGYEPCHQTGAVVEQRNYNKNADPAYSSASIFCAKGEGYAVPWEEAGQHMHIQAASRNGYTVLKRAAPFQRDVEGKVQTNNE encoded by the coding sequence ATGAATATAACTGTCGGACTGCTCGCCCATGTAGATGCCGGGAAGACAACCTTCGCCGAGCAGCTGCTCTACCATACCGAAGCCATCCGCAGCAGGGGGCGTGTGGACCATCAGGATACGTTCCTGGACACCCATGAGATTGAAAAAGCACGCGGGATCACCGTCTTCGCCGATCAGGCGGAGTTCACCTATAAGGATGCCCGATATTTCCTGCTGGATACGCCGGGCCATGTCGATTTCTCCCCGGAGATGGAGCGCTGTCTGCAAGTGCTGGACTATGCAGTGGTGATTCTCAGCGCGGTGGAGGGCGTAGAGAGCCATACCGAAACGCTCTGGCAGCTGCTGCGCCAGCACCGGATTCCGACCCTGTTCTTCATTAACAAAACCGACCGTGCAGGCAGCGACCCTGAGCGCGTCCTGGAAGAGATCCGGCAGCTGCTTAGCGGCGATGCCTTGCTGTTGACGGAGCAGCCGGAAGCTGCGTGGACCGAGGAGATGAAATCGTTCCTTGCCGAACGCGAAGAGACGCTGCTGGAACCCTATCTTGAAGGCACGCTTACGGACGGCGATTACCGCAGTGCGCTGAAGACTATGGTGAAGCGCGGAGAGATTTTTCCGTGTATGCACGGCTCTGCACTGCTGGACCAGGGTGTGGGTGAATTTCTGGAGGTTCTGGATGCGCTCACGTTCACGGAGTACGATCATACGCTGCCTTTTGCCGGGAGGGTCTACAAGATCCGCCACGATGCCAGAGGTACCCGCATTACCTACATCAAAGCGCTGCAGGGCGTTCTGAAGAACCGCGAGAGCTTGGCTTATGGCCCTGAAGCGGAACAAACTTCCGAACGGATTACCGGAATCCGCAAGTATAACGGTACTGCTTATAGCGCTTCTGACTGGGCTGCCGCCGGGGAGCTGTTCGCCGTTGTCGGCCTAAGCTCCGTGCTACCCGGTGCGGGAGTGGGCGCACTTCAGGACGCGCAGGGCAGCGGACTTATACCCACCTTGAAATCCAAGGTGCTCTTCAAGCCGCCCGTGCACCTGAAGGAGCTGATGCATGCTTTCGGACAGCTCGGCGTGGAAGATCCGTCACTGAATGTAAGCTGGGATGAAGATCTCCAGGAGCTGCATATCCATGTGATGGGCGGGATACAGCTTGAGATTCTGGAGCAGATCGTGGCGGAGCGGTTCCGGCTTAAGATCTCGTTCGGCCCGCCGGAGATTCTCTACAAGGAGACCATTGCCGGTAGGGTCTATGGCTGCGGGCATTTCGAGCCGCTGGGCCACTACGCCGAGGTTCATCTGATGCTTGAGGGAGGGGGACGCGGGAGCGGGATCACGTTCATGAACCGCTGCCACCCGGATGATCTCGCGGCAGGCTACCAGCATCAGATTGAGCAGCATCTGCTGGAGAGCGGCCATCACGGCCTGCTGACCGGTTCCCCGCTGACAGATCTGAAGATCACCTTGCTGACGGGAAAGGCGCATAATAAGCACACGAGCGGCGGTGATTTCCGGGAAGCGGCTTACCGCGCCTTACGCCAGGGGCTGGAGCAGGCAGAGAATCTGCTGCTGGAGCCGGTCTACGATCTGAAGATTAGGATAGATCCGGACGATGTGGGAAAGGTTATGAGTGATATTCAGCAAGCCGGCGGCCGCTTCAATCCCCCGGATATTTCACCGTCCAAGGCGGTAATTACGGGCACAGTTCCGGCGGCAAGCTTCATGAATTACGGGGTGAGACTGGCGTCGATGACGCAAGGCAAGGGAGCGATGTCGCTCAGAGTAGCCGGATATGAGCCCTGCCACCAGACCGGGGCGGTGGTGGAGCAGCGGAATTATAATAAAAATGCAGACCCGGCCTACTCCTCGGCGTCTATTTTTTGCGCCAAGGGTGAGGGATATGCTGTGCCCTGGGAAGAGGCCGGACAGCATATGCATATTCAAGCAGCAAGCAGGAACGGGTACACTGTTCTTAAACGGGCAGCTCCGTTTCAGCGTGACGTAGAAGGAAAGGTGCAGACTAACAATGAGTAA
- a CDS encoding GNAT family N-acetyltransferase, protein MNELNKLLELQPENFAAVHDLYAGKKHHLPALSVLLENYPGRVFADHTEAPALAVVWATGRWMYAAGDISSENNRLKLMTFLQTVVVPDCQQRQENGFEIYTEDSDSWTELLTLEIAGLSVDRHMESVYEFNSERFIQLRNRGAAIPLEGDLSVTYEEFPVLALPEHYRSAREDRFVGLTASGAVVKVRDKVVSICKNNGFGVNNRYFIDVDTYAESERGKGYATLAAASLISYYLDQGMLPLWETTHENTASHKLALRLGFEPVESYPVFAFVI, encoded by the coding sequence ATGAATGAGCTGAATAAGCTTTTGGAGCTGCAACCTGAGAATTTTGCTGCAGTTCATGATTTATATGCCGGTAAAAAGCATCACCTTCCTGCCTTATCCGTCCTGCTGGAGAATTATCCCGGGCGGGTATTTGCTGATCATACGGAAGCGCCGGCCCTGGCTGTGGTATGGGCTACGGGGAGATGGATGTATGCTGCCGGAGATATCAGTAGTGAGAATAACCGCCTGAAGCTAATGACCTTTTTGCAGACGGTAGTCGTACCTGATTGCCAGCAGAGGCAAGAGAACGGGTTCGAGATCTATACGGAAGATAGTGATTCATGGACGGAACTACTTACGCTTGAGATTGCCGGGCTGAGCGTAGACAGACATATGGAGTCGGTCTATGAATTCAATAGCGAACGATTTATTCAGCTGAGAAACAGGGGTGCTGCTATCCCCTTGGAGGGAGATCTATCTGTCACCTATGAGGAATTTCCTGTTCTCGCCTTACCGGAGCATTATAGGTCTGCAAGAGAGGACAGATTCGTTGGGCTGACAGCCTCTGGTGCTGTAGTGAAGGTTAGGGATAAGGTAGTCTCCATCTGCAAAAATAACGGCTTCGGCGTGAATAACAGGTACTTCATTGATGTAGATACTTATGCAGAATCCGAGCGCGGGAAGGGCTATGCTACGCTCGCCGCTGCATCGTTAATTAGTTACTATCTCGATCAGGGAATGCTGCCCTTATGGGAAACAACGCATGAGAATACGGCTTCCCATAAGCTCGCGCTTAGGCTCGGCTTCGAGCCGGTGGAGAGTTATCCGGTGTTTGCTTTTGTCATATAA